In Methanobacterium paludis, the following proteins share a genomic window:
- the infB gene encoding translation initiation factor IF-2 has translation MKIRSPIVSVLGHVDHGKTTLLDFIRGSAIAQKEAGGITQHIGATEIPMEVIENICGDFLKQLDIKETLPGLFFIDTPGHEAFTTLRKRGGALADLAILIVDVNEGFKPQTYEALNILKMCKTPFIVAANKMDKIHGWETYKGLPFLKSYSKQTKSVQEKLDTKVYELVGILHEEGFESERFDRVENFARQISIIPISAKSGEGIAELLTMLMGLAQQYLKEQLQIETDAPAKGTILEVKEETGLGVTVDAVIYDGILKKKDTIVLTTIDKVIKTKIRSLLKPRPLEEMRESKKRFKKVDEVVAAAGIKIVAPNIEDVISGSPLRVATKDFERVKEEILNEIESIKIDTDEVGVTVKADTLGSLEALVNMLKNMDVPIRVADIGDVSRRDVVAASIVQKENPLYGVIIAFNVKILPSALEEINASGLKLFSANVIYKLTEDYQEWIEAAEERKRKEWLDAIIKPAKIRIIPKLVFRHSKPAIAGIEVIGGTVKKDYSLIRNDGGYVGKVESMQDKGDNKPSTSKGQKVAMAIKNAIFGKDFEEGDVLYVDIPEAHYRILESDLKGKLTEDEVQILEELVEIKRKEDSLWGLRVEY, from the coding sequence TTCCAATGGAAGTCATAGAGAATATCTGCGGCGACTTCCTGAAACAACTCGACATAAAGGAGACATTACCAGGACTATTTTTTATTGACACTCCAGGCCACGAGGCCTTCACAACCCTACGTAAAAGGGGAGGTGCACTGGCTGATCTGGCAATTCTTATTGTAGACGTCAACGAGGGATTTAAACCCCAAACTTATGAAGCTTTAAACATTCTTAAAATGTGCAAAACTCCATTCATAGTTGCAGCCAACAAAATGGACAAAATACACGGCTGGGAAACGTACAAAGGTCTTCCATTTCTCAAAAGTTATTCTAAACAAACAAAAAGCGTTCAGGAAAAACTGGACACAAAAGTTTACGAACTTGTTGGGATACTACATGAAGAAGGTTTTGAATCAGAAAGGTTTGATAGGGTTGAGAACTTCGCAAGACAGATAAGTATAATTCCTATAAGTGCTAAAAGTGGTGAAGGAATCGCTGAGCTTCTTACAATGTTAATGGGACTAGCTCAGCAGTATCTTAAGGAGCAACTTCAAATAGAAACCGATGCCCCAGCAAAGGGAACCATACTTGAAGTGAAAGAAGAAACAGGATTGGGAGTAACTGTTGACGCTGTTATATACGACGGAATCCTGAAAAAAAAGGATACAATAGTTCTTACCACTATTGACAAAGTTATAAAGACAAAAATCAGGTCACTTCTAAAACCAAGACCCCTTGAAGAAATGAGGGAATCTAAAAAACGCTTCAAGAAGGTTGACGAAGTTGTTGCAGCTGCAGGTATAAAGATAGTGGCCCCAAACATAGAGGATGTTATCTCAGGATCACCACTGCGAGTCGCAACTAAAGATTTCGAAAGGGTTAAAGAAGAAATTCTAAATGAAATTGAGAGTATTAAAATAGATACTGATGAAGTTGGGGTAACTGTAAAGGCAGACACCCTCGGATCTCTTGAAGCCCTCGTCAACATGCTTAAAAATATGGATGTGCCCATAAGAGTTGCAGACATAGGGGATGTTTCAAGGAGAGATGTAGTTGCTGCTTCCATTGTTCAGAAGGAAAATCCCCTTTACGGTGTGATCATAGCATTCAACGTCAAAATACTTCCATCAGCATTAGAAGAAATAAATGCATCAGGACTAAAACTCTTTTCTGCAAATGTTATATACAAACTTACAGAAGATTATCAGGAATGGATAGAGGCTGCAGAAGAGCGAAAAAGAAAGGAATGGCTCGATGCAATAATAAAACCTGCAAAAATAAGAATAATTCCAAAACTCGTTTTCAGACACAGCAAACCAGCTATAGCAGGAATAGAAGTCATTGGAGGCACTGTAAAAAAGGATTACAGCCTCATAAGAAACGATGGTGGGTACGTTGGCAAAGTTGAGAGTATGCAGGATAAAGGTGACAACAAACCATCAACCTCAAAGGGACAGAAAGTGGCAATGGCAATAAAAAACGCCATTTTCGGGAAAGACTTTGAGGAAGGGGACGTTTTATACGTTGATATACCTGAAGCCCATTACAGGATCCTGGAATCAGACCTTAAAGGTAAACTTACAGAGGATGAAGTTCAGATACTGGAAGAACTTGTGGAAATAAAGAGAAAAGAAGATTCTTTATGGGGACTCCGGGTAGAATATTAG
- a CDS encoding 30S ribosomal protein S6e — MAFKVVISEGENSHQIEVEAAESKKLIGLKIGEEFDASLVGLTGYKVKITGGSDKNGFPMKKDIDGQRRMKSLLSGGIGFKPKRDGQRRRKTVRGNTISDETVQINTIVTEKGEKDINELLESKE; from the coding sequence TTGGCATTTAAAGTAGTAATTTCAGAAGGCGAAAACAGCCATCAAATCGAAGTTGAAGCTGCAGAGTCAAAAAAACTCATAGGATTAAAGATCGGCGAGGAATTCGATGCCTCTTTAGTTGGTTTAACAGGATATAAAGTTAAGATAACCGGTGGAAGCGACAAAAACGGCTTTCCAATGAAAAAGGATATAGACGGACAGAGAAGAATGAAAAGCCTTCTATCTGGCGGTATCGGTTTTAAACCAAAAAGAGACGGACAGCGCAGAAGAAAAACCGTTAGAGGTAACACCATATCCGACGAAACCGTGCAGATAAACACAATAGTTACAGAGAAGGGCGAAAAAGATATAAACGAACTTCTAGAGAGCAAGGAATAA